A single genomic interval of Daucus carota subsp. sativus chromosome 1, DH1 v3.0, whole genome shotgun sequence harbors:
- the LOC108227365 gene encoding DNA damage-repair/toleration protein DRT100, with translation MCMTLVTQLKMTSFLFITAIVALATVSAVTGCPPSDREALLAFKASLHEPYLGIFKSWTGSDCCHNWYGVSCDSTNGRVADIILRGESEDPLFQKARRTGYMTGTISPAICKLTWLSSIIIADWKGITGPIPDCVSYLPYLRMLDLIGNKLTGQLPKDIGRLKRLTVLNVADNNISGWIPRSISGLTALMHLDLRNNQISGPLPRDIGKLRMMSRALLSRNRITGPIPNSISYIYRLSDLDLSLNQISGAIPASLGKMGVLATLNLDGNKLSGSIPTTLINSGVSILNLSRNSLEGNIPDVFGPRSYFTALDLSYNQLKGPIPKSISAASYVGHLDLSHNHLCGRIPVGSPFDHLEAASFLNNDCLCGKPLRSC, from the coding sequence ATGTGCATGACATTAGTCACTCAACTTAAAATGACTTCTTTTTTGTTCATCACAGCTATAGTAGCATTAGCCACGGTTTCGGCAGTTACTGGCTGCCCGCCTTCGGACAGGGAAGCTTTGCTCGCGTTCAAAGCTTCCCTGCACGAACCGTACTTGGGAATTTTCAAGTCGTGGACGGGCAGCGATTGTTGCCATAATTGGTACGGAGTTAGTTGCGACTCGACTAATGGTCGAGTCGCGGATATTATTCTCCGTGGCGAATCGGAGGATCCGTTATTCCAGAAGGCTCGTCGTACCGGTTATATGACCGGTACGATTTCGCCAGCTATTTGCAAGTTAACGTGGCTGTCAAGTATCATTATAGCAGATTGGAAAGGCATTACTGGACCGATTCCAGATTGCGTTTCGTATCTTCCGTATCTCCGAATGCTTGATTTAATCGGAAACAAGCTTACAGGCCAGCTCCCGAAAGATATCGGCCGATTGAAACGACTCACGGTGCTAAACGTTGCCGACAACAACATTTCGGGCTGGATACCTCGGTCTATATCCGGTTTAACAGCTCTAATGCATTTAGATCTCCGTAACAACCAAATCTCGGGGCCACTTCCCCGAGACATTGGAAAGCTCCGCATGATGAGCCGAGCTTTATTGAGTCGGAATCGGATCACTGGTCCGATTCCGAACTCAATATCATACATATACCGACTTTCTGATTTAGACCTCTCGTTAAATCAGATTTCGGGTGCAATTCCAGCATCCCTGGGCAAAATGGGAGTCCTCGCAACACTAAATCTCGACGGTAACAAATTATCAGGCAGCATACCCACAACATTAATCAACTCTGGAGTGAGTATACTAAATCTGAGCAGGAACTCGCTTGAAGGTAACATCCCCGATGTTTTCGGGCCACGATCATATTTCACAGCCCTGGATTTATCTTATAATCAGCTCAAGGGTCCTATTCCAAAGTCCATATCAGCTGCAAGTTACGTGGGTCATCTTGATCTGAGTCACAATCATCTATGTGGTCGGATTCCAGTTGGTTCACCGTTTGATCATCTTGAAGCGGCGTCGTTTCTCAACAATGATTGTCTCTGTGGGAAGCCCCTTAGATCTTGTTAG